In Indioceanicola profundi, the following proteins share a genomic window:
- the dctP gene encoding TRAP transporter substrate-binding protein DctP yields the protein MAQETFKWKMATGWASGPLMDYGAKAFAERLSELTDGRIQVQVFTGGALGNALKVSDTVKNGVAEMGHTWMGYDWGKDPTVVLFGGYAGSPDSERMLHWLYSGGGAELQRQFREEKFGVVSFPLFIRPTEVFLHSRKPVRTLEDLKGLKLRTAGSWLEMAKELGAAPVTTAGGDVFPMLERGAIDATEWGTLSENIPTGFHKVAKYVIIPGVHQPSAPFELVVNKQAFEKLSDHDKKMVELAAKLVTFESWTKVGQDDAKALEFFHKEGNEIIELAPEVQHQTREIANKWAEKTAAENPWFAKVHENQVTFDKLWKEAPSYRNLKLKD from the coding sequence ATGGCGCAGGAGACCTTCAAGTGGAAGATGGCCACCGGCTGGGCCAGCGGCCCGCTGATGGATTATGGTGCAAAGGCCTTCGCCGAGCGCCTCAGCGAGCTGACCGACGGGCGGATACAGGTCCAGGTCTTCACCGGCGGTGCGCTTGGCAATGCGCTCAAGGTCTCGGATACCGTGAAGAACGGCGTTGCCGAGATGGGCCATACCTGGATGGGCTACGATTGGGGCAAGGACCCGACAGTGGTTCTGTTCGGTGGTTATGCCGGAAGCCCGGACAGCGAGCGCATGCTCCACTGGCTCTATTCTGGCGGTGGGGCCGAGCTGCAGCGCCAGTTCCGGGAAGAGAAGTTCGGTGTTGTCTCCTTCCCGCTGTTCATCCGGCCTACCGAAGTGTTTCTGCATTCGCGCAAGCCCGTGCGCACCCTGGAAGATCTGAAGGGGCTCAAGCTGCGGACGGCTGGGTCCTGGCTGGAAATGGCCAAGGAGTTGGGAGCGGCTCCGGTGACCACGGCAGGCGGCGATGTGTTCCCGATGCTGGAACGCGGCGCCATTGATGCCACTGAGTGGGGCACGCTTTCTGAAAACATCCCGACCGGTTTCCACAAGGTCGCGAAGTATGTGATCATTCCGGGCGTGCACCAGCCATCCGCTCCGTTCGAGCTTGTCGTGAACAAGCAGGCTTTCGAAAAGCTGTCGGATCACGACAAAAAGATGGTGGAGCTGGCCGCAAAGCTCGTCACCTTCGAGAGCTGGACCAAAGTGGGCCAGGATGACGCGAAGGCGTTGGAGTTCTTCCACAAGGAGGGGAACGAGATCATCGAGCTCGCTCCGGAAGTTCAACACCAGACGCGGGAAATCGCCAATAAGTGGGCCGAGAAGACGGCCGCCGAAAATCCCTGGTTTGCCAAGGTGCATGAAAACCAGGTCACTTTCGACAAGCTTTGGAAAGAGGCTCCGAGCTATCGGAACCTGAAGCTGAAGGACTGA
- a CDS encoding SDR family NAD(P)-dependent oxidoreductase, whose protein sequence is MNLLPPPSLTKAPDPAVRLAGKVAVVTGGGRGIGAAVAIELARQGASVAVGYRASKEKAESLVSHLVHKGLTASAVELDTGSSNQLRAGFAAVAGRWGALDILINNAGISRMSRIEEVSEAMMEEMLAVNVKGVFFAIQEALKYLRPGGRIVNIGSISSDYAPYAGNSLYVMTKSAVAGLTRGLARELAERHVTINNVQPGRVETDLLRDILGDKFDRLRSQTPLGRFGDATEVAHMVAFLCGNEAAYVTGANLKVDGGVSV, encoded by the coding sequence ATGAACCTGTTGCCGCCCCCGAGCCTCACCAAAGCGCCCGACCCCGCTGTCCGGCTCGCCGGCAAGGTCGCGGTTGTAACTGGCGGCGGGCGGGGCATCGGCGCCGCCGTTGCTATCGAGCTCGCACGTCAGGGTGCGTCCGTGGCGGTCGGCTACCGGGCATCGAAGGAAAAGGCAGAGAGCCTGGTCTCCCATCTCGTTCATAAGGGGCTAACCGCGTCGGCGGTTGAACTCGATACCGGCTCCTCCAACCAGCTTCGCGCCGGATTTGCCGCCGTCGCCGGACGATGGGGCGCTCTCGACATCCTGATCAACAATGCCGGCATCTCGCGCATGTCCAGGATCGAAGAGGTCTCAGAAGCGATGATGGAGGAGATGTTGGCCGTGAACGTGAAGGGCGTATTCTTCGCGATCCAGGAAGCCTTGAAGTATCTTCGTCCAGGAGGGCGCATCGTGAATATTGGCAGCATCAGCAGCGACTATGCTCCTTATGCGGGCAACTCGCTGTACGTGATGACGAAGAGCGCCGTCGCGGGCCTGACCCGCGGGCTGGCCCGCGAACTCGCCGAGCGCCACGTGACGATCAACAACGTACAGCCCGGCCGGGTGGAGACGGACCTCCTGCGGGACATCCTTGGCGACAAGTTCGACCGCCTCCGCAGTCAAACCCCACTGGGTCGGTTCGGAGACGCTACCGAAGTCGCTCACATGGTGGCGTTCCTATGCGGAAACGAGGCCGCATATGTGACCGGAGCGAACCTCAAAGTGGATGGCGGCGTCTCCGTCTAA
- a CDS encoding DNA/RNA non-specific endonuclease, translating to MRREAGYDRGHLAPNGDMPESESQHQSLSLARMILQALDYNRNLTATRGRALGRGERYVVTGPVYQGSEIEALKGRAPIPTHIYKSPGSS from the coding sequence ATGCGGCGGGAAGCCGGCTATGACCGCGGCCACCTCGCGCCCAATGGCGACATGCCGGAGTCGGAAAGCCAGCACCAGAGCTTGTCACTGGCGCGCATGATCCTGCAGGCCCTGGACTACAACCGGAACCTGACGGCGACGCGCGGCCGGGCGTTGGGGCGCGGCGAACGCTATGTGGTCACCGGTCCCGTCTACCAGGGCAGCGAGATCGAAGCGCTGAAGGGCCGGGCGCCGATCCCGACCCATATCTATAAATCGCCCGGATCATCATGA
- a CDS encoding alpha/beta fold hydrolase, with translation MTNKIRQIALGAAAALAVASTANAQPIDERKNESSVVLVHGAFADGSGWRGVYDRLTARGYRVAIVQNPLTSLKDDVDATRRVIERQPGPVVLVGHSWGGTVITEAGNHPKVVGLVYVSALAPDTGETTAKQYEGFPAATEFVIDTQSDGFGFVNPEKFKAGFAADASDSDASFLRDSQVPINMSVFATPVTKAAWRTKPSWAVIARDDKAFGAGMLLHMARRMKADITEVPGSHALFMTQAEAVSDVIDRAARETQQRDVQPSATGGD, from the coding sequence ATGACAAACAAGATTCGTCAGATCGCCCTTGGCGCGGCGGCCGCGCTCGCCGTTGCTAGCACTGCCAATGCTCAGCCCATCGACGAGCGCAAAAATGAGAGCAGCGTTGTGCTGGTTCACGGCGCCTTTGCCGATGGATCGGGCTGGCGGGGTGTCTATGACCGCCTTACCGCGCGGGGCTACCGCGTCGCGATTGTCCAAAACCCCCTGACTTCACTCAAGGATGATGTCGACGCGACCCGCCGGGTGATCGAGCGTCAGCCGGGGCCCGTCGTCCTGGTGGGACATAGCTGGGGAGGTACGGTGATCACCGAGGCCGGGAATCATCCCAAAGTGGTCGGCCTTGTCTACGTCTCGGCGCTCGCTCCCGATACGGGCGAGACGACTGCCAAGCAGTACGAGGGCTTTCCCGCCGCGACCGAGTTCGTGATCGACACGCAAAGCGATGGCTTCGGCTTCGTAAATCCAGAGAAGTTCAAGGCCGGCTTCGCGGCCGACGCGAGCGACAGTGACGCGTCCTTTCTGCGGGACTCGCAGGTGCCGATCAACATGTCGGTATTCGCCACCCCGGTCACCAAAGCCGCATGGCGCACGAAACCCAGCTGGGCCGTGATCGCCCGTGACGACAAGGCCTTCGGCGCTGGCATGTTGCTGCACATGGCCCGCCGAATGAAGGCGGACATCACCGAGGTGCCCGGCAGCCACGCGCTGTTCATGACCCAGGCCGAGGCCGTGTCCGACGTGATCGATCGCGCCGCACGGGAAACGCAGCAGCGTGATGTCCAGCCGAGCGCCACGGGCGGCGACTGA
- a CDS encoding TRAP transporter large permease produces MFPALLSALVIGVPVAFAMMGVAMLFGYIVFQDAIIYQLIEKVDDVASNYVLAAVALFVFMGCMLERAGVAQRLFEAVHLWTRRVPGGLAAGTVLMCIIFAAASGVVGATEAVVGLLAIPVMMKHKYNKGLISGTICAGGSLGTIIPPSVVVVVMGPLANVSVGDLLVGMVFPGLIMAGLYLTYIIARCYFQPSAGPVVREEDDPIPLREKLRITATALIPPLCMIVAVLGSIMTGIAAPTEAAAIGAAGAVLLSMFYRTFSWDVLNDAIMKTVQITAMIMLILLAGSMMTGVFISAGGVSLTQELVDALSLGPWGLLFLVLGLAFLGGFFLDWISIVLIMIPLFTPLIVAQGFDPAWFCIAFLVVIQTSYLTPPMAPAIFYLRGIAPIEITTRDMYLGVLPFIALQFVTLAIVLSFPQTVLWLPQKLLGF; encoded by the coding sequence ATGTTCCCGGCTCTGCTCAGCGCGCTGGTGATCGGCGTCCCGGTTGCTTTCGCTATGATGGGTGTAGCCATGCTGTTCGGCTACATCGTGTTCCAGGACGCGATCATCTACCAGCTGATCGAAAAGGTGGATGATGTCGCCAGCAACTATGTGCTGGCCGCTGTAGCGCTGTTCGTCTTCATGGGCTGCATGCTGGAGCGGGCGGGCGTCGCCCAGCGCCTGTTCGAGGCGGTGCACCTCTGGACGCGGCGTGTACCGGGCGGCCTCGCCGCTGGCACGGTGTTGATGTGCATCATCTTTGCGGCAGCTAGCGGTGTTGTCGGAGCGACGGAAGCCGTGGTCGGTTTGCTCGCCATCCCCGTGATGATGAAGCATAAATATAACAAAGGGCTGATCTCTGGCACGATCTGTGCTGGCGGCTCGCTGGGAACCATCATCCCGCCCTCTGTCGTGGTGGTGGTCATGGGACCGCTGGCCAATGTCTCGGTTGGTGATCTACTGGTCGGCATGGTGTTCCCCGGCCTGATCATGGCGGGGCTGTATCTGACCTATATCATCGCACGCTGCTACTTCCAGCCCTCCGCCGGGCCCGTGGTGCGCGAAGAGGACGATCCGATTCCGCTGCGGGAAAAGCTGCGCATCACGGCGACTGCCCTGATCCCGCCGCTCTGCATGATCGTGGCCGTGCTCGGCTCCATCATGACCGGCATCGCCGCCCCGACGGAAGCGGCGGCGATCGGTGCAGCGGGTGCCGTGCTGCTGAGCATGTTCTATCGCACTTTCAGCTGGGATGTGCTGAATGACGCCATCATGAAAACCGTGCAGATCACAGCAATGATCATGCTGATCCTGCTTGCCGGCAGCATGATGACCGGGGTCTTCATCTCGGCTGGCGGCGTATCGCTGACGCAGGAGCTTGTGGATGCCCTAAGTCTGGGGCCCTGGGGGCTGCTGTTCCTGGTCCTGGGTTTGGCCTTCCTGGGCGGCTTCTTCCTGGATTGGATTTCGATTGTTCTGATCATGATCCCGCTTTTTACCCCGCTGATCGTGGCACAGGGTTTTGATCCGGCTTGGTTCTGCATTGCCTTCCTGGTGGTGATCCAGACCAGCTACTTGACGCCGCCAATGGCTCCGGCCATTTTCTATCTGCGTGGCATTGCGCCGATCGAGATCACCACGCGCGACATGTATCTGGGTGTGCTGCCGTTCATCGCCCTGCAGTTTGTCACCCTGGCGATCGTGCTGAGTTTCCCGCAGACGGTGCTTTGGCTACCGCAGAAGCTGCTTGGCTTCTGA
- a CDS encoding alkene reductase has protein sequence MAQDILFRPLQLGALALDHRVVMAPLTRMRAQQPGDVPHELNATYYGQRASKGGLLISEATDINPFTKGYVRVPGIYTPKQIYGWRKVTSAVHAKGGFIVNQIWHVGRVSHTSLQPDGALPVAPSAIPAPGEGFDANGNSVPYEIPQALTLGKIAAIRDDFVQAALNAREAGFDGVEIHGANGYLIDQFLHDGSNQRTDAYGGSIENRARFLLEIVDAVVARIGADRVGVRLSPWSGILGMQDSSGVALWKYVIAALGQRRIAYLHLIEPRADFTNDEKPLDMEAPDVAALFKQAFDGPVISAGGFLPDTAAAAVATGNSDAIAFGRPFIANPDLPARIRNGWPLNRHDRATFYGGAAEGYTDYPFMSAAAQRAHAAP, from the coding sequence ATGGCACAGGACATTCTCTTCCGCCCGCTCCAGCTCGGCGCCCTCGCGCTCGACCACCGCGTGGTGATGGCGCCGCTTACCCGGATGCGGGCGCAGCAGCCGGGCGACGTTCCCCATGAGCTCAACGCAACCTATTACGGCCAGCGCGCCAGCAAGGGCGGGCTGCTGATCAGCGAGGCGACCGACATCAACCCCTTCACCAAGGGCTATGTTCGCGTGCCCGGCATATATACGCCCAAGCAGATCTACGGCTGGAGGAAGGTGACCTCCGCAGTGCACGCCAAGGGCGGCTTCATCGTCAACCAGATCTGGCACGTCGGCCGGGTCTCGCACACCTCGCTCCAGCCGGACGGCGCCCTTCCCGTGGCGCCCTCGGCGATCCCGGCGCCGGGGGAAGGGTTCGATGCGAACGGCAATTCGGTGCCGTACGAGATCCCGCAGGCCCTGACCCTCGGCAAGATCGCGGCGATCAGGGACGACTTCGTCCAGGCGGCGCTGAATGCGCGCGAGGCGGGTTTCGACGGCGTCGAGATTCACGGCGCCAACGGCTATTTGATAGACCAATTCCTTCACGATGGCAGCAACCAGCGTACAGACGCCTATGGTGGCTCGATCGAGAACCGCGCCCGCTTCCTCCTGGAGATCGTCGATGCGGTGGTAGCTAGGATCGGCGCGGATCGTGTCGGCGTGCGCCTGTCCCCTTGGAGCGGTATTCTGGGGATGCAGGACAGCAGCGGGGTCGCGCTCTGGAAATATGTGATCGCCGCGCTCGGCCAGCGCCGGATCGCCTATCTCCACCTGATAGAGCCACGCGCCGACTTCACCAACGACGAAAAGCCGTTGGACATGGAGGCTCCCGACGTCGCCGCGCTGTTCAAGCAGGCGTTCGACGGGCCGGTGATCTCCGCAGGCGGCTTTCTGCCGGACACAGCGGCAGCCGCGGTGGCGACCGGCAATTCCGACGCGATCGCCTTTGGCCGCCCGTTCATCGCCAACCCGGACCTGCCCGCGCGCATCCGGAACGGCTGGCCCCTCAACAGGCATGACCGGGCAACCTTCTATGGCGGTGCGGCAGAGGGCTATACGGACTATCCGTTCATGAGCGCCGCAGCCCAGCGAGCACATGCAGCTCCCTAG
- a CDS encoding IS30 family transposase, which produces MGLHYAHLTLAERRTIFRLLQERQSVGSIATLLGRHRSTIHREIARNFHHSPVRDRWGHPERGYYPVTAQRLADRRRTRTSKLARRPELCAHVVQQLRAGWSPQQISGRLRCLGEPPGSRISHESIYRYVYGPDGRELDLHPLLACRRRRRRVRFGRKPRASPIAPEHAIRFRPAEVDDRQVFGHWECDLVIFMRRHGKANVTSLVERTSRYHVLLANPDRRPVQVIGRIREVLESLPAAARRTVTFDRGFEFLAYRMLPAPAYFCDPQSPWQKGAVENANGRLRRHLPLDSAPEQRSPGGWVLF; this is translated from the coding sequence ATGGGACTACACTACGCCCACCTCACCCTGGCCGAGCGGCGGACGATCTTCCGGCTGCTGCAGGAGCGCCAGTCGGTTGGCTCGATTGCAACGCTGCTGGGCCGGCACCGCTCCACGATCCACCGCGAGATCGCGCGCAACTTCCACCACAGCCCGGTGCGGGATCGCTGGGGCCATCCGGAACGCGGCTACTATCCGGTCACGGCGCAGCGCCTCGCCGATCGGCGCCGGACGCGAACATCCAAGCTCGCCCGCAGGCCCGAACTCTGCGCGCATGTCGTCCAGCAGCTGCGGGCCGGATGGTCGCCGCAGCAGATCTCCGGCCGGCTGCGGTGCCTGGGCGAACCGCCGGGCAGCCGGATCTCGCACGAGAGCATCTATCGCTATGTCTACGGCCCCGATGGCCGCGAGCTGGACCTGCACCCCCTGCTCGCCTGCCGGCGCCGCCGTCGGCGCGTGCGGTTCGGGCGCAAGCCACGCGCCAGCCCGATCGCGCCCGAGCACGCGATCCGCTTCCGGCCGGCCGAGGTCGATGATCGGCAGGTCTTCGGCCATTGGGAATGCGACCTGGTGATCTTCATGCGCCGCCATGGCAAGGCGAACGTGACCTCGCTGGTGGAGCGCACCAGCCGCTATCACGTGCTGCTGGCCAATCCAGATCGGCGGCCGGTTCAGGTGATCGGCCGCATCCGCGAGGTGCTGGAGTCCCTGCCCGCGGCCGCCCGGCGCACGGTCACCTTCGACCGGGGTTTCGAGTTCCTGGCCTACCGCATGCTGCCGGCGCCGGCGTATTTCTGCGACCCGCAGAGCCCCTGGCAGAAGGGCGCGGTGGAGAATGCCAACGGCCGCCTGCGCCGCCACCTGCCGCTCGACAGCGCGCCGGAGCAGCGCTCTCCAGGCGGGTGGGTTCTATTCTGA
- a CDS encoding alpha/beta fold hydrolase produces the protein MDSITLKDGTEIYFKDWGSGQPVMFHHGWPLSSDDWDAQMLYFLSQGYRVIAHDRRGHGRSSQTYTGNEMDTYAADVAALVAHLDLKNAIHVGHSTGGGEVARYVAQHGKGRVAKAVLIGAVPPIMVKTSRYPGGLPIEVFDGLRQALAANRAQFFKDLPAGPFYGFNRNGAEASQGVIDNWWRQGMMGGAKAHYDCIKAFSETDFTEDLQKIDVPVLVMHGEDDQIVPIANSAHLSVKLLKKGTLKTYPGLSHGMCTTHPDVTNADLLAFFRA, from the coding sequence ATGGACAGCATCACGCTCAAGGATGGAACCGAGATCTACTTCAAGGATTGGGGCAGCGGTCAGCCGGTTATGTTCCACCATGGCTGGCCGCTCAGCAGCGACGACTGGGATGCCCAGATGCTGTATTTCCTGTCCCAGGGATATCGCGTGATCGCGCATGACCGCCGGGGGCATGGACGATCGTCCCAGACCTATACCGGCAACGAAATGGATACCTATGCCGCCGATGTGGCGGCGCTGGTCGCGCATCTCGATCTGAAGAATGCTATCCATGTGGGACATTCGACGGGCGGCGGCGAGGTGGCCCGCTATGTTGCGCAGCATGGCAAGGGCCGGGTGGCCAAGGCAGTGCTGATCGGGGCCGTGCCGCCGATCATGGTCAAAACCAGCCGCTATCCCGGCGGTTTGCCGATCGAGGTATTCGACGGGCTGCGTCAGGCCCTTGCCGCCAACCGGGCGCAGTTCTTCAAGGATCTGCCCGCCGGACCCTTCTATGGCTTCAACCGGAATGGCGCTGAGGCCTCACAGGGCGTGATCGACAATTGGTGGCGTCAGGGCATGATGGGGGGAGCCAAGGCGCATTACGACTGCATCAAAGCCTTCTCTGAAACCGACTTCACGGAGGATTTGCAGAAGATCGACGTGCCTGTTCTGGTCATGCATGGCGAGGACGATCAGATCGTTCCCATTGCAAACTCGGCGCATCTCTCCGTCAAGCTCTTGAAGAAGGGCACACTGAAAACCTATCCGGGCTTGTCGCACGGCATGTGCACAACCCATCCCGACGTGACCAACGCCGATCTGCTGGCCTTCTTCCGAGCCTGA
- a CDS encoding TRAP transporter small permease subunit: MKWLITAIDRLTGATGVLGAWMVAPLVIAICYEVFARYILGAPTIWAFELGYMLTGANFLLGAALVLRSDCHIRVDVLYGRYSERTKAIVNGLTYLVIVVPFCAWLSIALWHYAFEAYVSMEGSGQSAWNPPIWPYRVVYFISFAILGLQAFAQLLRCLDVIFGRSADADDHVISLQATGHPRGR; this comes from the coding sequence ATGAAATGGTTAATTACAGCCATTGATCGGTTGACCGGTGCGACTGGCGTGCTGGGTGCCTGGATGGTCGCTCCTCTTGTTATCGCGATCTGCTACGAGGTCTTTGCACGGTACATACTCGGTGCGCCGACGATCTGGGCTTTTGAGCTTGGTTACATGCTGACAGGTGCCAACTTCCTGTTGGGTGCTGCTCTCGTTTTGCGGTCAGACTGCCATATCAGGGTTGACGTTTTATATGGCCGTTATTCGGAGCGCACAAAAGCCATCGTCAATGGCCTGACCTATTTGGTGATCGTTGTTCCGTTTTGCGCCTGGCTCTCGATTGCCCTCTGGCATTATGCCTTTGAAGCTTATGTGAGCATGGAAGGCAGCGGTCAGTCCGCCTGGAACCCGCCGATCTGGCCGTATCGTGTCGTCTATTTCATCTCCTTTGCGATCCTCGGCTTGCAGGCTTTCGCTCAGCTGCTGCGCTGCCTTGATGTGATCTTTGGCCGCTCGGCAGACGCTGATGACCATGTCATTTCTCTTCAGGCCACCGGCCATCCGCGGGGGCGGTAA
- a CDS encoding GntR family transcriptional regulator — protein MPANPVPTDAPEAENTADAADATLTDRAYRQLEELIATLRLPPGTVLSEQMLAKKLMIGRTPIREALQRLAREGLVMILPRRGILVSEINLRTQLRLLEVRRELERLMARTAAERATPAECAEFSELAAGMRKASEEADDLAFMRLDQQMNTLVAQAARNEFAQRSMGLMHGLSRRFWYQHYKQVADLPLCARLHAAVADAIARRDAPAAASASDALIDYIESFARRTLDA, from the coding sequence ATGCCAGCAAATCCAGTTCCCACGGATGCGCCGGAAGCTGAAAACACCGCAGACGCTGCTGATGCAACCCTCACCGACCGGGCCTATCGGCAGCTCGAGGAGTTGATTGCAACCTTGCGGTTGCCGCCTGGCACTGTCTTGTCGGAGCAGATGCTGGCCAAGAAGCTCATGATCGGCCGCACGCCAATCCGGGAAGCGCTTCAGCGCCTCGCGCGTGAAGGACTCGTCATGATCCTTCCGCGCCGGGGTATCCTCGTCTCCGAGATCAATCTGCGCACCCAGCTCCGCTTGCTGGAAGTCCGGCGCGAGCTGGAACGGCTGATGGCACGGACAGCCGCCGAGCGGGCCACGCCCGCAGAATGCGCCGAGTTTTCCGAACTTGCTGCCGGCATGCGCAAGGCCTCCGAAGAGGCTGACGATCTCGCCTTCATGCGCTTGGATCAGCAGATGAATACGCTGGTGGCCCAGGCAGCCCGCAACGAATTCGCTCAGCGTTCGATGGGGCTGATGCACGGATTGTCTCGCCGCTTCTGGTATCAGCATTATAAGCAGGTGGCCGATCTGCCCCTCTGCGCCCGCTTGCACGCTGCCGTGGCCGATGCCATCGCACGGCGCGATGCCCCGGCCGCCGCTTCCGCGTCGGATGCGTTGATCGACTACATTGAGAGCTTTGCCCGACGCACCCTCGACGCCTAA
- a CDS encoding LysR family transcriptional regulator, with protein sequence MDARGLQVFVSAVRKGSLSAAAKHLKLTPMSTTRRLVALEEELGVRLVHRTSRSLALTPEGEAFLPFACEILDTQEAARATLSPTEGGATGLLRVTAPVTLGRKRIMPIVHELLDENPRLRIELDLNDAMVDIVASGVDLAIRIAPLKDSGLIARRLVDNPKLIYAAPAYLNRHGAPRTIEDLAKHECLTFTNFTHWQFVVDGKERSVPVSGRFSSSSVDGFLSACVAGLGLAQLSAWDVQDEVANGTLVPVPIAGASPRDLAVWAVFPSRRQVLPKLRVFLNRFQKSLEGTVNATGRVACGIAPA encoded by the coding sequence ATGGACGCCCGAGGACTTCAAGTATTTGTCAGCGCAGTGCGCAAAGGAAGTCTTTCCGCGGCAGCCAAGCATCTCAAGCTGACGCCTATGTCGACCACCAGGCGGTTGGTGGCATTGGAGGAAGAGCTGGGGGTCCGCCTGGTCCATCGAACGTCCCGATCCCTGGCGCTTACGCCGGAGGGCGAGGCTTTCCTCCCGTTCGCATGCGAAATCCTCGACACCCAGGAAGCCGCGCGAGCGACCCTCAGCCCCACCGAGGGCGGCGCGACTGGACTCCTGAGGGTCACGGCACCCGTGACCCTCGGTCGCAAGAGGATCATGCCGATCGTTCACGAACTGCTGGACGAAAACCCGCGACTTCGAATCGAATTGGACCTGAACGACGCCATGGTCGATATTGTTGCGTCCGGCGTGGACCTTGCGATCAGAATCGCGCCACTCAAGGACTCGGGTCTTATCGCTCGGCGGCTCGTGGATAATCCAAAGCTGATCTACGCCGCCCCGGCGTACCTGAACCGGCATGGAGCGCCCCGGACCATTGAAGATCTCGCAAAGCATGAATGTTTGACCTTCACCAACTTCACCCACTGGCAGTTCGTCGTCGATGGCAAGGAGCGATCGGTACCGGTGAGCGGCCGTTTCTCGTCGAGCAGTGTCGACGGTTTCTTGTCAGCTTGTGTCGCGGGGCTCGGATTGGCGCAACTCTCCGCCTGGGATGTCCAGGACGAGGTAGCGAATGGAACGCTTGTTCCTGTGCCGATCGCGGGTGCGTCGCCGCGCGACCTAGCGGTTTGGGCCGTTTTCCCCTCGCGGAGGCAAGTCCTTCCGAAGCTCCGGGTTTTCTTGAACAGGTTCCAGAAGAGCTTAGAGGGCACTGTCAACGCGACGGGCCGGGTGGCCTGCGGTATAGCGCCGGCATAA
- a CDS encoding PAS domain-containing protein, whose amino-acid sequence MVDNLIISANGAFRRCAGQNHMLLAGQNTDPEVETRIRDAMSTRQNLVEDAQFYRKDGTPIWVAALVSSVRFLNLGRSMGRPYLLRIAVAAPVSAAQVWKA is encoded by the coding sequence GTGGTCGACAATCTCATCATCTCTGCCAATGGCGCCTTCCGGAGGTGTGCGGGCCAGAACCACATGCTCCTGGCCGGGCAGAACACCGATCCAGAGGTGGAGACCCGTATCAGGGATGCCATGTCGACGCGCCAGAACCTGGTCGAGGATGCGCAGTTCTACCGCAAGGACGGCACGCCGATCTGGGTGGCCGCCCTTGTCAGCAGCGTCCGTTTCTTAAATCTCGGCCGCAGTATGGGCCGGCCATATCTGCTTCGGATAGCTGTGGCCGCACCGGTCAGCGCGGCCCAGGTCTGGAAGGCCTGA
- a CDS encoding DUF4167 domain-containing protein encodes MLATISEKPHTRFQRPGFKQAHPSSSGGTPTQRRDIWVARAREADMAGDRVHAETCWQHAEHWHRVYLGQE; translated from the coding sequence ATGCTCGCAACCATTTCAGAAAAACCACATACTCGGTTCCAGCGCCCTGGGTTCAAGCAAGCTCATCCCAGTTCCTCAGGGGGCACTCCGACCCAGAGGCGAGACATTTGGGTGGCCCGTGCCAGAGAGGCAGACATGGCCGGGGACAGGGTACACGCAGAGACGTGTTGGCAACATGCCGAACACTGGCACCGGGTTTATCTCGGCCAGGAATAA